The Buchnera aphidicola (Hyalopterus amygdali) genome has a segment encoding these proteins:
- the hscB gene encoding Fe-S protein assembly co-chaperone HscB has translation MDYFKLFNLPQKYTINKFLLTENFYKLQLKFHPDLFTNNSRDEKKIALKKSIEINRGYQILKDSLSRAIYLLSLNGLKISKEKFSAHDQIFLKKYFFLHEELDYLIKHDDKKVKLDILFEKVKKKIQNYEEKIEVEFNKKNWNQVIKLIAGLLFFKKIQDRFKK, from the coding sequence ATGGATTATTTTAAATTGTTTAATTTACCCCAAAAATATACAATTAATAAATTTTTGCTTACTGAAAATTTTTATAAATTACAATTGAAATTTCATCCTGATTTATTTACGAATAACTCTCGAGATGAAAAAAAAATAGCTTTAAAAAAGTCAATAGAAATAAATAGAGGATATCAAATTTTAAAAGATTCTTTAAGCAGAGCGATTTATTTACTTTCCCTAAATGGTTTAAAAATTAGCAAGGAAAAATTTTCTGCTCATGATCAGATTTTTTTAAAAAAGTATTTTTTTTTACATGAAGAATTAGATTATTTAATAAAGCATGATGACAAAAAAGTTAAATTAGATATTTTATTTGAGAAAGTTAAAAAAAAGATACAAAATTATGAAGAAAAAATTGAAGTTGAATTCAATAAAAAAAATTGGAATCAAGTAATCAAACTAATAGCAGGACTTTTATTTTTTAAAAAAATACAGGATCGCTTTAAAAAATAA
- the hscA gene encoding Fe-S protein assembly chaperone HscA: MVFFKDKIKQKLVLGVDFGTTYSLLSSINKNDVILLRDDKDRYLLPSIVHYKKNKILVGWKAEEKLVEDSLNTITSVKRLIGRSFDFVKREFPILPYVIEENKKDGGILFHTDGGIFSPIDVVATILKFLKEKACSFFNREIGKTVITVPAYFNNIQRESIKKAANLAKINLIRLLNEPTSAALAYGLQLHKNGIIVVYDLGGGTFDISVLKLNKGIFEVLATGGDSNLGGDDFDICLSSYIYKKAKLSNICNNIFQSLLLKKAREIKLKLTQNEKVKINFFDWHGEISRDEFNLIIKNLVKKTLLICSNILKEIEIKVEDVKEIIMVGGSTRVPIIFTEVKNFFKKSPLISINPDQVVAIGAAIQSNMLVQNNYYKRTVLLDVIPLSLGIEVMGGFVEKIILRNTSIPISKTKEFTTAKDNQTAIVIHILQGERELVKDCISLSKFVLKNITPKKAGMVRILVTFEINADGLINVKALEKSSSIEKTIRINNTFFLQDKKVDKLVHESKIYGKKDYYLRVKQEKKSESKRILKLLSDALYEDGNLISLEELKKIKENQSKLEESINKDDFFAMKLNLKKLEKVCENFFSLRIKKTIDSCLVKNLLDESK, translated from the coding sequence ATGGTTTTTTTTAAAGATAAAATTAAACAGAAATTAGTTTTAGGTGTTGATTTTGGAACTACTTATTCTCTTTTATCTAGTATAAATAAAAATGATGTTATTTTATTAAGAGATGATAAAGATCGTTATCTTTTGCCATCTATTGTTCATTATAAAAAAAATAAAATTTTAGTTGGTTGGAAAGCTGAAGAAAAATTAGTTGAAGATTCATTAAATACTATTACTTCAGTAAAACGTTTAATTGGTCGTTCTTTTGACTTTGTGAAAAGAGAATTTCCGATATTACCATATGTTATAGAAGAAAATAAAAAAGATGGAGGTATTTTATTTCATACAGATGGTGGAATTTTTAGTCCAATAGATGTTGTTGCTACAATATTAAAATTTTTAAAAGAAAAAGCATGTAGTTTTTTTAATCGTGAAATTGGTAAAACAGTAATTACTGTTCCTGCATACTTTAATAATATTCAAAGAGAATCGATAAAAAAAGCTGCCAATTTAGCCAAAATTAATTTAATTAGATTATTAAATGAACCAACATCTGCTGCCCTTGCGTATGGTTTGCAATTACATAAAAATGGAATTATTGTTGTTTATGATTTAGGAGGAGGTACTTTTGATATTTCTGTTCTGAAATTAAATAAGGGAATATTTGAAGTTTTAGCAACAGGTGGTGATTCTAATTTAGGTGGAGATGATTTTGATATTTGTTTATCTAGCTATATTTATAAAAAAGCAAAATTATCAAATATATGCAATAATATTTTTCAATCTTTACTTCTTAAAAAGGCAAGAGAGATTAAATTAAAATTAACTCAAAATGAAAAAGTAAAAATAAATTTTTTTGATTGGCATGGAGAGATTTCTCGTGATGAATTTAATTTAATTATTAAAAATTTAGTAAAGAAAACACTATTAATTTGTTCTAATATTCTTAAAGAAATTGAGATTAAGGTAGAAGATGTTAAAGAAATTATTATGGTGGGTGGATCAACACGTGTTCCTATTATTTTTACAGAAGTAAAAAATTTTTTTAAAAAATCGCCATTAATTTCTATAAATCCAGATCAAGTCGTTGCAATAGGTGCGGCAATACAATCAAATATGCTTGTTCAAAATAATTATTATAAAAGAACAGTTTTATTAGATGTCATACCACTCTCATTGGGTATTGAAGTCATGGGTGGTTTTGTAGAAAAAATTATTTTACGTAATACTTCTATACCTATTTCGAAAACAAAAGAATTCACGACTGCCAAAGATAATCAAACCGCCATTGTTATTCATATATTACAAGGAGAAAGAGAACTAGTAAAAGATTGTATTTCGCTTTCAAAATTTGTTTTAAAAAACATTACTCCTAAGAAAGCCGGTATGGTTCGTATTTTAGTTACATTTGAAATAAATGCTGATGGTTTAATTAATGTAAAAGCATTAGAAAAATCTAGTTCTATCGAGAAAACTATTCGAATTAATAATACTTTTTTTTTACAAGACAAAAAAGTCGATAAATTAGTTCATGAATCTAAAATTTATGGTAAAAAAGATTATTATTTAAGAGTTAAACAGGAAAAAAAGAGTGAATCGAAACGTATTTTAAAACTTTTAAGTGATGCTTTATATGAAGATGGAAATTTAATTAGTTTAGAAGAATTGAAAAAAATAAAAGAGAATCAAAGTAAATTAGAAGAATCGATAAATAAAGATGATTTTTTTGCTATGAAATTAAATTTAAAAAAATTAGAGAAAGTTTGCGAAAATTTTTTTTCATTAAGAATTAAAAAAACTATTGATAGTTGTTTAGTTAAAAACTTATTAGATGAGAGTAAGTAA
- the fdx gene encoding ISC system 2Fe-2S type ferredoxin — protein sequence MPKIFFLPHRILLPEGGCFKCQKGDTILNVALKNKIKLEHACEKSCACSTCHCIIRQGFLSLSGWSEKEEDVLDKAWGLEPTSRLSCQAIVGDVDIQVEIPFYNNNHSIKD from the coding sequence ATGCCAAAAATTTTCTTTTTACCCCATAGAATTTTACTACCAGAAGGTGGTTGTTTTAAATGTCAAAAGGGTGATACCATTTTAAATGTTGCATTAAAAAATAAAATTAAATTAGAACATGCTTGTGAGAAATCTTGTGCTTGTAGTACTTGTCACTGTATTATAAGACAGGGTTTTCTTTCTCTTTCAGGATGGTCTGAAAAAGAAGAAGATGTATTAGATAAGGCATGGGGTCTTGAACCAACTAGTCGATTAAGTTGTCAAGCGATTGTAGGAGATGTTGATATTCAAGTAGAAATACCCTTTTATAATAATAATCATTCAATAAAAGATTAA